A region from the Sulfurospirillum oryzae genome encodes:
- a CDS encoding cytochrome C yields MNQSLLKSKIFAGIALVIMTLSFTFPMISFHGVLNKIDAGKKEEISSFQKIVWGIYNQGRYKSTTTPKDAHNNLDKMIVSSSEIGVASLPIWSCSLEAPNYPKEAFPEGIPVFFHFDGFSGEVHEMNTINHYIGMDPMWRGGILEREIGIYALLFLSLIMVYFIAYNQKVMSYFMLIPTSLPLLFIADYSYWLYWFGHNLHDWGAFKIKPFMPTVFGDGKVAQFTTHSYPAIGFYGLVLIGIFSLLAILARSKAMKEIGQ; encoded by the coding sequence ATGAATCAAAGTTTACTAAAATCAAAAATCTTTGCAGGTATTGCATTGGTGATCATGACACTGTCATTTACATTCCCAATGATCAGTTTTCATGGTGTGCTGAATAAAATTGATGCCGGTAAAAAAGAAGAAATTTCATCTTTCCAAAAAATCGTTTGGGGAATATATAATCAAGGTAGATATAAAAGCACTACTACCCCTAAAGATGCCCACAACAACTTGGACAAAATGATTGTAAGCTCTTCAGAAATTGGTGTCGCATCACTTCCTATTTGGTCATGTTCACTTGAAGCTCCAAACTATCCAAAAGAAGCCTTCCCCGAAGGCATTCCTGTCTTTTTTCACTTTGATGGATTTAGTGGTGAAGTGCATGAGATGAATACGATCAATCACTACATTGGTATGGATCCTATGTGGAGAGGCGGTATATTAGAGCGTGAAATTGGTATTTATGCCTTATTATTTTTAAGTTTGATTATGGTCTATTTTATTGCTTATAATCAAAAAGTGATGAGCTACTTTATGCTCATTCCAACTTCATTACCCTTGCTCTTTATAGCAGATTATTCTTATTGGCTCTATTGGTTTGGACATAATCTTCATGACTGGGGTGCTTTTAAAATCAAACCATTCATGCCTACCGTTTTTGGTGATGGAAAAGTAGCACAGTTTACAACACATTCTTATCCAGCCATCGGGTTTTATGGCTTAGTTCTTATCGGTATCTTTTCGCTGCTTGCTATCTTGGCACGAAGTAAAGCGATGAAAGAAATTGGTCAATAA
- a CDS encoding site-specific integrase, with translation MLKSATGWFKAFFTFSFNTGLRTGEALALQWGDIDFENNTITLQRSQRHGVLKSTKTNIVNTVYMPSPVKEALELHKQTAKSDLWVFPNENTLQPYFESRPIVKTYLKPLLERLNITYKTLYATRHSFASSVVENNMPITLAQKYLGHTKLSTTMDYYVKNGLMDVANIDKGIDRLFA, from the coding sequence ATTCTCAAAAGTGCTACAGGGTGGTTTAAAGCATTTTTCACTTTCTCATTCAATACAGGGCTTAGAACGGGTGAAGCTTTGGCTTTACAGTGGGGTGATATTGATTTCGAGAACAACACCATCACTCTTCAAAGAAGTCAAAGGCACGGTGTCTTGAAGTCAACTAAGACAAACATTGTCAATACCGTTTATATGCCCTCACCTGTTAAAGAAGCGTTAGAACTTCACAAGCAAACTGCAAAGAGTGATTTGTGGGTCTTTCCTAACGAAAATACGCTGCAACCCTACTTCGAGTCACGTCCTATCGTTAAAACGTATTTAAAGCCCCTTTTAGAGCGTTTAAACATCACTTACAAAACGCTCTATGCTACTCGCCACAGTTTTGCGAGTTCAGTTGTTGAGAATAATATGCCAATTACTCTTGCTCAAAAGTATTTAGGGCATACAAAACTCTCTACTACTATGGATTATTACGTGAAAAATGGCTTGATGGATGTTGCGAATATTGATAAGGGAATTGATAGGTTGTTTGCGTAA
- a CDS encoding Fic family protein, with protein sequence MKQSARWIWQKTNYPHFTYDAKSIEPLVQSISREQGYLIAFTRFLNDETLRMRQWESLSSEVLNSSAIEGEILNRESVRASVGRKLGLANMEHSRVADTHTDGIIDILIDANTHYEGDLTLKRLFGWHNALFPRGYSGFEKIIVADFRGSSKMEVVSGAIGREKVHYEAPPSDTLKDEMNAFLNWFNKQDSTLIKAAIAHLWFVVIHPFDDGNGRITRAITDLVLSKIERSNFSKLYSMSTSILKDRRGYYEVLDATTGLKPIKESDEGIDITVWIEWFLKTLLHALEDAKKSLGYIIDKTKFWDNHRNTGLNAREIKVLNKVLDIGMENFEGGITKRKYIAITKASPRTAVRDLKELVDFGCIRVDPETKGKNTRYEIIIS encoded by the coding sequence GTGAAACAATCAGCACGCTGGATTTGGCAAAAAACGAACTATCCTCATTTTACGTATGATGCCAAAAGCATAGAACCACTTGTGCAGAGTATTAGTAGGGAGCAGGGCTATCTCATTGCATTTACACGATTTTTAAATGATGAAACACTTCGTATGAGGCAGTGGGAATCTTTATCGAGTGAAGTCTTGAACAGTTCTGCTATTGAAGGAGAAATTCTCAATCGAGAGAGTGTTAGAGCTTCGGTTGGTAGAAAACTAGGGCTCGCTAATATGGAACACAGCAGAGTTGCTGATACACACACAGATGGCATCATTGATATTTTAATAGATGCAAATACTCATTATGAAGGAGATCTTACCTTAAAACGTCTCTTTGGATGGCACAATGCACTTTTTCCAAGAGGATACAGTGGATTTGAAAAGATTATTGTGGCAGATTTTAGAGGTTCTTCCAAAATGGAAGTAGTCTCTGGTGCCATCGGTAGAGAAAAAGTACACTATGAAGCACCGCCAAGCGATACACTGAAAGATGAAATGAACGCATTTTTAAATTGGTTTAATAAGCAAGATTCGACTCTTATTAAAGCGGCTATTGCGCATTTATGGTTTGTGGTTATTCATCCTTTCGATGATGGTAATGGAAGAATAACAAGGGCTATTACAGATTTGGTTTTATCTAAAATTGAACGTTCAAATTTCTCTAAACTCTATTCGATGTCAACCTCCATTCTCAAAGATAGAAGAGGATATTATGAAGTTCTTGATGCTACTACGGGCTTAAAACCGATCAAAGAAAGTGATGAAGGTATTGATATTACCGTATGGATTGAGTGGTTTTTAAAAACGCTCCTTCACGCTTTGGAAGATGCGAAAAAGAGTTTGGGCTACATCATTGATAAGACAAAATTTTGGGATAATCATCGCAATACTGGACTTAATGCAAGAGAAATTAAAGTGCTTAATAAGGTTCTGGATATAGGAATGGAAAATTTTGAAGGTGGCATTACAAAACGAAAATACATTGCTATTACAAAAGCAAGTCCAAGAACGGCAGTTAGAGATTTAAAAGAGTTAGTTGATTTTGGATGTATTCGAGTGGATCCTGAAACAAAAGGCAAAAATACACGTTATGAAATTATTATTTCATGA
- a CDS encoding NapH/MauN family ferredoxin-type protein: MSSKYEERKTIAKTSFFSTFVDESRDGKKMLSIRAIRWIVIISIHLLFFLSFKIDIQILEGTLNGSRFLGFHLIDVFTTLEVFAATYHMPINMIIGTVSILIVYLLVGGRTYCSWVCPYGLLSEIGEKLHSILVQKKVIKERVFDYRIKYIFWGIFLTLAFTSGYLVFELFNVVGILSRFITYGWSAALAWVITVFLIEVFFARRAWCKYICPIGTTYGFVGVVSASRIEWNDNCDHCMVCHDVCFENHILELTKPQYDKQHKELGIKKEIVTSGDCTLCGRCIDVCHSDALNYTFRLKSLL, translated from the coding sequence GTGAGTAGTAAATACGAAGAGCGAAAAACGATTGCTAAAACATCATTTTTTTCTACATTTGTTGATGAGTCAAGAGATGGGAAAAAGATGTTAAGTATAAGAGCTATAAGGTGGATTGTTATTATTAGTATTCATCTATTGTTCTTTTTGTCATTTAAAATTGATATACAAATACTTGAAGGAACACTCAATGGATCGCGATTTTTAGGATTTCATCTTATTGATGTTTTTACAACATTAGAAGTTTTTGCAGCCACATACCACATGCCGATCAATATGATTATTGGAACGGTAAGTATTTTAATCGTCTATTTACTCGTTGGTGGAAGAACGTATTGCTCATGGGTATGCCCTTATGGGTTACTCAGCGAAATTGGTGAGAAACTGCATAGTATCTTAGTCCAAAAAAAGGTTATTAAGGAAAGAGTTTTTGATTATCGTATAAAGTATATTTTCTGGGGGATTTTTCTAACCCTTGCCTTTACAAGTGGTTACTTAGTCTTTGAACTCTTTAATGTTGTTGGTATTTTAAGTCGTTTTATAACCTATGGGTGGAGTGCTGCTCTGGCTTGGGTCATAACTGTTTTTTTAATTGAAGTTTTTTTTGCAAGACGTGCATGGTGTAAGTATATCTGTCCTATTGGAACAACGTATGGCTTTGTTGGTGTTGTGAGTGCCTCAAGAATAGAATGGAATGATAACTGCGATCATTGTATGGTGTGCCATGATGTTTGCTTTGAAAATCACATTTTGGAACTAACAAAACCACAGTACGATAAGCAACATAAAGAACTTGGCATTAAAAAAGAAATTGTGACAAGTGGCGATTGTACACTATGCGGACGTTGTATTGATGTATGTCATTCTGATGCATTGAATTATACTTTTAGATTAAAGAGTCTCCTATGA
- a CDS encoding zeta toxin family protein, with the protein MKDYSRPLHEIPLAYDFLTRVLKLAESEKTGDKALKITTAEQLLKNAKTKSTLNDDSVRHPSYMAKKDRQKLRTTIFEELITQKRLDNDDNIKLGDGGALPKSDLKFESQAFIIIGLPAAGKSTIAEKIADTYGACILDSDYAKRKFPEFTCPHGASIVHEESSLVILGDDKMPDELSVKEYMILQKANIIIPKIGYNVDSIKTMRDYLISKKYKVHLILVSVDKETSTKRALDRFVRTDRYVPLALIFDTYSNDPMLTYYRLKDCENWGSIGKISTEGEHPEVIYNKNNSPVEIWSIKDE; encoded by the coding sequence ATGAAAGATTATAGTAGACCTTTGCATGAAATTCCTCTTGCATATGATTTTTTAACTAGAGTTCTAAAATTAGCAGAATCTGAGAAAACTGGAGATAAAGCTCTAAAAATAACAACTGCAGAACAGTTATTAAAAAATGCAAAAACAAAATCAACTTTAAACGATGATAGCGTTAGACATCCTTCTTATATGGCTAAAAAAGACCGCCAAAAATTAAGAACAACAATTTTCGAAGAATTAATTACACAAAAAAGATTAGATAATGATGATAATATTAAACTTGGCGATGGTGGTGCCTTACCCAAAAGTGATTTAAAATTTGAATCCCAAGCCTTTATAATAATAGGTCTTCCTGCAGCAGGGAAATCTACAATTGCAGAAAAGATAGCAGATACTTATGGTGCCTGTATACTAGACTCCGATTATGCAAAAAGAAAATTTCCTGAATTTACGTGTCCTCATGGAGCATCAATAGTTCATGAAGAATCATCACTAGTTATATTAGGAGATGATAAAATGCCTGACGAGCTTTCGGTTAAGGAATACATGATATTGCAAAAAGCCAATATTATTATTCCAAAAATTGGATATAATGTGGACTCAATAAAGACTATGAGAGATTATCTAATATCTAAAAAATATAAAGTTCATTTAATTCTTGTCAGTGTAGATAAAGAAACTTCTACTAAAAGAGCCTTAGATAGATTTGTAAGAACTGATAGGTATGTACCTTTAGCTTTAATATTTGATACATACTCAAATGATCCAATGCTGACTTACTATAGACTAAAAGATTGTGAGAACTGGGGATCAATTGGAAAAATATCTACAGAAGGAGAACATCCTGAAGTAATATACAATAAAAATAATAGTCCTGTAGAAATATGGAGTATAAAAGATGAATAA
- a CDS encoding 4Fe-4S dicluster domain-containing protein, translating to MALHVKQERREFIHYSTLGVLGLVLGGGVIGAPYLKGRETHLRPPGAVEENRFLSLCIKCGQCLQVCPYHSIKLADFAKGYGMGTPYIEARERGCYLCGALPCVLACPTGALDHHAEKPEDVKMGIAVFAFPETCLAITRTIVPKNQIERIYSHPHTRNLEENVLKKLSTYEGKSCTICADMCPFPNPLNAIEMIVTEDGIKKPQINQGCVGCGVCEELCPASSPSIVIKPRETYETFYKKEQV from the coding sequence ATGGCATTACATGTAAAGCAAGAAAGAAGAGAATTTATCCACTATTCTACACTGGGTGTTTTAGGGCTAGTACTTGGTGGAGGTGTTATTGGAGCACCTTATCTTAAAGGAAGAGAAACCCATTTAAGACCTCCTGGAGCTGTGGAAGAAAATAGGTTTTTATCGCTTTGTATTAAATGTGGACAATGTTTACAAGTATGCCCATACCATTCGATTAAATTGGCAGATTTTGCAAAGGGATATGGCATGGGAACACCTTATATTGAAGCAAGAGAGCGAGGCTGCTACCTTTGTGGCGCACTTCCTTGTGTTCTAGCCTGTCCAACAGGTGCATTAGACCATCATGCTGAGAAACCTGAAGACGTTAAGATGGGAATAGCTGTTTTCGCATTTCCAGAAACATGTTTAGCCATAACAAGAACCATCGTACCGAAAAATCAAATCGAACGAATTTATAGCCATCCACATACGCGTAATTTGGAAGAAAATGTCCTTAAAAAACTCTCAACATACGAGGGCAAAAGCTGCACCATTTGTGCGGATATGTGTCCATTTCCTAATCCTTTGAATGCTATCGAAATGATCGTCACAGAAGATGGAATTAAAAAACCGCAAATCAATCAAGGGTGTGTTGGCTGTGGCGTATGTGAAGAGCTTTGTCCAGCATCTTCGCCATCCATTGTTATTAAACCACGCGAAACTTACGAAACATTTTACAAAAAGGAGCAAGTATGA
- a CDS encoding nitrous oxide reductase family maturation protein NosD: MKQLLFLAFLTLSTLYAKSDFIYETREEVVPYTGPIKETHRSSIQDIIDNAKEGSIIKLKAGIYEGNIVITKPLSIIGAEEGVIIDGLGVGSVITIKSSYVTLKNLTIQNSGERSDVLDAAINMTGDTTTGALVQNEVSHCKILDSLLGINMEIVNNSLIKNNYITSKNYELGLRGDGIRLWYSNDNMIQKNHLYRSRDMVVWYSHGNTIEENLAEHGRYSLHFMYAGKNFVHNNTFQYNSVGIFFMYSNDTIATGNVITNALGATGIGIGLKDSSNFTIENNTIVYNAQGMYIDRSPFEPDSHLWIRGNQFLFNSEALHFHSLCENGIFESNIVKGNIEDVVNDSRSSDNFKNEFTKNYWDNYEGFDTNMDGYGDNPYRVYQYADKLWAYNPSVKFFYGSPVMTLLNFLSKLAPFSEPIFLLEDKKPKFTH; this comes from the coding sequence ATGAAACAACTTCTTTTTCTCGCTTTTTTAACACTGTCAACACTCTATGCCAAGAGTGACTTTATATATGAAACAAGAGAAGAAGTCGTTCCATATACAGGCCCTATTAAAGAAACGCATAGAAGTTCTATCCAAGATATTATTGATAATGCCAAAGAGGGCTCTATCATAAAACTTAAAGCTGGTATTTATGAGGGCAATATTGTTATTACTAAACCCCTGAGCATTATTGGAGCCGAAGAAGGTGTCATTATAGATGGATTAGGCGTTGGAAGTGTTATAACGATCAAAAGCTCTTATGTAACCTTGAAAAATCTTACGATTCAAAATAGTGGTGAAAGATCTGACGTTCTTGATGCTGCAATAAATATGACAGGCGATACGACAACAGGGGCACTTGTTCAAAATGAAGTGAGCCATTGCAAAATCCTAGATTCCCTTTTGGGTATCAATATGGAAATAGTCAATAATTCACTCATTAAAAACAATTATATCACGTCAAAAAATTATGAACTTGGACTCCGAGGAGATGGTATAAGACTATGGTATAGCAATGACAATATGATTCAAAAAAACCATCTGTATCGATCCCGTGATATGGTCGTTTGGTATTCACATGGCAATACCATTGAAGAAAATTTAGCTGAACATGGAAGGTATTCACTCCATTTTATGTATGCAGGCAAAAATTTTGTCCACAACAATACCTTTCAATACAATTCTGTCGGTATTTTTTTCATGTATTCTAACGATACGATTGCAACAGGAAACGTCATTACCAATGCACTTGGTGCTACGGGTATTGGTATTGGGCTCAAGGACTCTTCTAACTTCACAATTGAAAACAATACCATTGTCTACAATGCACAAGGTATGTACATTGATCGCTCTCCTTTTGAGCCAGATTCGCATCTTTGGATTCGAGGTAATCAATTTTTATTTAACTCCGAAGCATTGCATTTTCATTCGCTGTGTGAAAATGGAATATTTGAAAGTAACATTGTCAAAGGCAACATTGAAGATGTTGTGAACGACTCACGCAGTAGTGATAATTTTAAAAATGAATTTACGAAAAATTATTGGGACAACTATGAAGGTTTTGATACGAATATGGATGGTTATGGGGATAACCCTTATCGTGTTTATCAGTATGCTGATAAGCTATGGGCGTACAACCCCTCTGTAAAATTCTTTTACGGTTCACCCGTTATGACTTTATTAAACTTTTTGTCGAAATTGGCTCCATTTTCAGAACCAATTTTCTTATTAGAAGACAAAAAACCTAAGTTTACACATTAA
- a CDS encoding ABC transporter permease encodes MKNLLLIAFLDIKESVRARWFIVYTLVFGGLIALFFIAGVTESQVMGFSGLSRLLLMYIQVTIVILPIFILITTVRSISGDRDNHILEYMLSFPISLPQYYWGKIIGRFTTVFLPVFFAMILALIIGTIKGANIPWNIFLLYSGLLFALSAAFLGISFLISSVVKSSEVALGLSFFVWIVLLAFIDIALISLMMQHRLSEEIIIAISLVNPMEIFRVAAISLFDPELTVMGPVAFYILDNIHLSVFILFSILYPILLGLGFAFFGFNIFKKTDLV; translated from the coding sequence ATGAAAAATTTATTGCTAATTGCTTTTCTCGATATCAAAGAGTCTGTAAGAGCACGTTGGTTTATTGTTTATACATTGGTTTTTGGAGGTCTTATTGCCCTCTTTTTTATTGCAGGCGTGACAGAATCGCAAGTTATGGGATTTAGTGGACTTAGTAGATTATTGCTGATGTATATACAAGTTACGATTGTTATTCTGCCTATTTTTATTCTTATCACTACTGTACGTTCCATTTCAGGCGATAGAGACAATCATATATTAGAGTACATGCTTTCATTCCCTATCTCTTTGCCACAATACTATTGGGGGAAAATTATTGGAAGATTTACAACTGTTTTTTTACCTGTCTTCTTTGCAATGATTCTTGCATTAATTATTGGAACTATAAAAGGTGCCAATATTCCTTGGAATATTTTTCTACTCTATTCTGGTCTACTTTTTGCCCTTAGTGCGGCTTTTTTAGGAATATCATTTTTAATATCTTCTGTTGTCAAATCTTCAGAAGTTGCGTTGGGACTTTCATTTTTTGTTTGGATTGTTTTGCTTGCTTTTATCGATATTGCCTTAATTAGCCTTATGATGCAACACCGTTTGAGCGAAGAAATTATCATTGCTATCTCACTTGTCAATCCAATGGAGATTTTTAGAGTTGCCGCGATCAGCCTTTTTGACCCAGAACTAACGGTTATGGGACCTGTCGCCTTTTATATTTTAGATAACATCCATCTTTCTGTCTTTATTTTATTTTCTATTCTATACCCTATCCTTTTAGGCTTGGGATTTGCATTCTTTGGGTTTAACATATTTAAAAAAACAGATTTAGTGTAG
- a CDS encoding c-type cytochrome has product MKKYFILSLFILLTFNACSDKKEEKNVQAVEKNVSQQAGKIEVIENDNFKEEKVQVKKDDSNESKNFYYDYHQEAKAHAQKEEESNYTPLGAVLKARSPYEHVEVGLLVNQLSKNFIVKCSACHNHYANGIIGPSLLSKDSAYIFKTISQYKTGEKKNVLMKELVEQMDDKEIKALADEIYTFNQEVKKLKERQK; this is encoded by the coding sequence ATGAAAAAATATTTCATTCTTAGTTTATTCATTTTATTAACCTTCAATGCCTGCTCGGACAAGAAAGAAGAAAAAAATGTGCAAGCAGTTGAAAAAAATGTATCGCAACAAGCTGGGAAAATTGAAGTAATTGAAAATGATAATTTTAAAGAGGAAAAAGTTCAAGTCAAAAAAGATGACAGCAATGAGAGCAAAAACTTCTATTACGATTATCATCAAGAGGCAAAAGCTCATGCACAAAAAGAAGAAGAGAGTAACTATACACCGCTAGGTGCAGTGCTTAAAGCAAGAAGTCCTTATGAACATGTTGAAGTTGGTCTGCTTGTGAATCAACTCAGTAAAAATTTTATTGTTAAATGTTCTGCGTGCCATAATCATTATGCCAATGGTATCATTGGACCATCACTCCTAAGTAAGGACAGTGCCTATATTTTCAAAACGATCTCTCAATATAAAACGGGAGAGAAGAAGAACGTTCTCATGAAAGAATTAGTTGAGCAAATGGACGATAAAGAGATCAAAGCATTAGCAGATGAAATTTATACATTTAATCAAGAAGTTAAAAAATTAAAAGAGAGACAAAAATGA
- a CDS encoding nitrous oxide reductase accessory protein NosL — protein MIKKILIVALAVGALFGAKMEITKDTTCLIRKIKVYQAPEWAATIQVRSGEVIYFSSPKSMFEFYFEPSRWPEYQVKQNDDMRINVTDYETLEKIPAREAFYVYGSQKTSPAGDDLPAFASKEKAEKFAKQYEGRRVLDFSQVSNGLINLLNNKLR, from the coding sequence ATGATTAAAAAAATATTGATTGTTGCTTTAGCAGTAGGTGCTCTCTTTGGAGCTAAAATGGAAATTACAAAAGATACAACATGTCTTATACGAAAAATCAAAGTCTATCAGGCACCAGAATGGGCTGCAACAATTCAAGTAAGAAGTGGTGAAGTCATCTATTTTTCAAGCCCAAAATCCATGTTTGAATTCTATTTTGAACCATCACGTTGGCCAGAATACCAAGTAAAACAAAATGACGATATGCGCATCAATGTAACGGATTATGAAACACTAGAAAAAATTCCTGCACGCGAAGCATTTTATGTCTATGGAAGCCAAAAAACAAGTCCAGCAGGAGACGATTTACCCGCTTTTGCAAGCAAAGAGAAAGCAGAAAAATTTGCAAAACAATATGAAGGAAGAAGAGTTCTTGATTTTTCCCAAGTTTCCAATGGGCTAATCAATCTTTTGAACAACAAACTGCGCTAG
- a CDS encoding nitrous oxide reductase accessory protein NosL, protein MKNKVLIWVLILFPIIVLSGFFWTLHVKQQLPTDISNSDKKALEFKDNTIQCPQCHMYLASAKYTAQIITQDSKTHFFDDVGCAILWLKEQKTEPQSITFWIFSNDTHHYIDAFKAFYSINDITPMHYGFGAYEQEKEGFIDFTEMRLRMLRGENMSDLKIRKKLIGH, encoded by the coding sequence GTGAAAAATAAAGTTTTAATTTGGGTACTTATTTTATTTCCCATCATCGTTCTTAGTGGATTCTTTTGGACGTTACATGTAAAACAGCAATTGCCAACAGACATCAGCAACAGTGACAAAAAAGCATTGGAATTTAAAGACAATACCATCCAATGTCCACAATGCCACATGTATCTTGCGAGCGCAAAATATACGGCGCAAATTATTACTCAAGATTCAAAAACACATTTTTTTGATGATGTGGGTTGTGCTATTTTATGGCTTAAAGAACAAAAGACAGAACCACAGTCTATCACTTTTTGGATATTCAGTAATGATACACATCACTATATAGACGCTTTTAAAGCATTTTATTCTATCAATGATATTACACCAATGCATTATGGATTTGGTGCATACGAACAGGAAAAAGAAGGCTTTATCGACTTTACTGAAATGCGCCTTCGTATGCTTCGAGGTGAAAATATGAGTGATCTTAAAATTCGAAAAAAACTAATAGGACATTAA
- a CDS encoding c-type cytochrome yields the protein MKNIIVGVITFVILGSMVYTVSQGTAFQGGQAAKIIENVSKTQTTVSQQKTQVATEKSDRDIEAEKIKSLKDKAGNAAAFKVSENYKRKCASCHGATGEGAVGLPLFGQSAEQLYSKLLEFKSGKRDNPIMKNAIMNLNENDFKELSAEIGDFKARSEALK from the coding sequence ATGAAAAATATTATTGTAGGAGTAATCACATTTGTGATTCTTGGAAGTATGGTTTATACAGTCAGTCAGGGTACTGCATTTCAAGGTGGACAAGCAGCTAAAATTATTGAGAATGTATCAAAAACTCAAACTACGGTATCTCAGCAAAAAACTCAAGTAGCTACAGAAAAAAGCGATAGAGATATAGAAGCAGAAAAGATCAAATCGCTTAAAGATAAAGCGGGTAATGCTGCCGCATTTAAAGTAAGTGAAAATTATAAACGAAAATGCGCTTCTTGCCATGGCGCTACAGGTGAAGGTGCGGTTGGACTTCCTCTTTTTGGCCAAAGTGCAGAACAACTCTATTCCAAATTACTTGAGTTCAAGAGTGGAAAAAGAGACAACCCTATTATGAAAAATGCCATCATGAATCTCAATGAAAATGACTTTAAAGAACTTTCTGCCGAAATTGGTGACTTTAAGGCAAGATCCGAAGCATTAAAATAA
- a CDS encoding CreA family protein: MALNITNLVKGFSIILLISTISMNAEEIGSVDTAFVLVGANHKILVEAFDDPKIPGVSCHLSRAKTGGVKGTFGVAEDTSDASIACRQTGVINLPQDVQSKKNDGERVFKESTSFLFKHIQVVRFYDPKRNTLVYLTYSDKLIDGSPKNAISTVQITNRLFE; the protein is encoded by the coding sequence ATGGCTTTAAACATAACAAACTTAGTTAAAGGCTTTAGTATCATATTGTTGATTTCTACGATATCAATGAATGCAGAAGAAATTGGATCTGTCGATACAGCTTTTGTACTGGTTGGCGCTAATCACAAAATTTTAGTTGAAGCGTTCGACGATCCTAAAATACCAGGAGTTTCATGCCATTTATCGCGCGCAAAGACAGGAGGCGTGAAAGGTACGTTTGGTGTTGCAGAAGATACCTCTGATGCATCTATTGCTTGCAGGCAAACAGGGGTGATTAATTTGCCTCAAGATGTTCAATCTAAAAAAAATGATGGCGAGCGCGTTTTCAAAGAATCAACTTCTTTCTTATTCAAGCATATTCAAGTTGTCCGCTTTTATGATCCAAAACGTAATACTCTTGTTTATTTAACATATTCAGATAAACTCATTGATGGCTCACCTAAAAATGCAATTTCAACAGTGCAAATTACTAATAGACTCTTCGAATAG
- a CDS encoding ATP-binding cassette domain-containing protein, translating into MIEIHNVSKKFGNVLSLDDLTLTLNKDDCVALMGPNGAGKTTLIRLILGYYHPNSGTVLVNGLDPIKERIQVLQNISFVPQLPPPIKLNLDELISYACKSTKIERDAIIHFAKEMELDIEPNLSKSFFKLSGGMKQKMLIAISLARQSDIIIYDEPTANLDPKARDNFHRLLKKETRSKIALFVTHRLDEMKELVNRQIYMDLGKVLSDEKI; encoded by the coding sequence ATGATAGAAATTCACAATGTCAGTAAAAAATTTGGCAATGTCCTCTCGTTAGATGATCTAACATTGACATTAAATAAAGATGATTGCGTTGCGCTTATGGGGCCTAATGGAGCGGGAAAAACTACTTTAATCAGGTTAATACTAGGCTATTACCATCCTAATAGTGGCACGGTTCTGGTTAATGGACTTGATCCGATTAAAGAGAGGATACAGGTATTACAAAACATTAGTTTTGTTCCACAATTACCTCCTCCGATTAAATTAAATTTGGATGAACTTATCAGTTATGCTTGTAAAAGTACCAAAATAGAAAGAGATGCTATCATCCATTTTGCGAAGGAAATGGAGCTTGATATTGAACCAAATTTAAGTAAATCATTTTTTAAATTAAGCGGTGGCATGAAACAAAAAATGCTAATAGCGATCAGTCTAGCACGTCAAAGCGACATTATTATTTATGATGAACCAACAGCCAATCTCGATCCAAAAGCACGAGATAATTTTCATCGCCTCTTAAAAAAAGAGACACGTTCTAAAATTGCATTGTTCGTTACCCATCGCCTTGATGAGATGAAAGAACTGGTCAATCGACAAATCTATATGGATTTAGGAAAGGTGTTGAGCGATGAAAAGATTTAA